A part of Periophthalmus magnuspinnatus isolate fPerMag1 chromosome 19, fPerMag1.2.pri, whole genome shotgun sequence genomic DNA contains:
- the LOC117387256 gene encoding synaptic vesicle membrane protein VAT-1 homolog, with translation MSGKDAPSEQPQPGQEAKTPEEPPASPGNTPINEEKTTISCRALVLTGYGGYDKIKLQVKTMPKPELKSGEVLVRVKACGLNFAELMGRQGLYDPLPSPPVTMGMEGAGVVEAVGPEVEDKKVGDRVIVLGRSGIWQEVVVVSSSRAFVMPDQMSFEEGAALPINYITAYLMLFEMANIKPGKSVLIHIAAGGVGIAATQLCRSVQDVTIFGTASASKHETIVQGGVTHPIDYRTKDYVEEVRKISPKGVDVVLDPLGGSDTQKGFNLLKPMGSIVVFGAANCVTGQKRNLLALAKLWYHQLSLSALKLMQSNKAVCGFHLGYLKEEDLISETMAKLMELYDQGKIRPKIDSSFHFEEVADAMRRMHERQNIGKVILLPETKKEEEKPKTPTETVEKEETTEAAAKKMKEEATEEAKDE, from the exons ATGTCTGGAAAGGATGCGCCCTCTGAGCAGCCACAGCCCGGGCAAGAGGCGAAGACACCCGAGGAGCCCCCTGCTTCACCGGGAAACACCCCAATTAACGAGGAAAAGACCACCATCTCGTGTCGTGCGCTGGTTCTGACGGGCTACGGGGGATATGACAAGATCAAGCTGCAGGTGAAGACGATGCCCAAACCCGAGCTCAAATCTGGAGAGGTGCTGGTGCGCGTGAAGGCGTGTGGACTCAACTTCGCCGAGCTGATGGGCCGACAGGGGCTGTACGACCCTCTGCCCTCGCCCCCGGTTACCATGGGTATGGAGGGGGCCGGGGTGGTGGAGGCGGTGGGCCCGGAGGTGGAAGACAAAAAA GTGGGAGATAGAGTAATAGTCCTTGGCCGCAGTGGTATCTGGCAGGAAGTGGTTGTGGTATCGTCCAGCCGTGCTTTCGTCATGCCTGATCAGATGAGCTTTGAGGAGGGAGCTGCCCTACCCATTAACTACATCACAGCTTATCTGATGCTGTTTGAGATGGCTAATATAAAGCCGGGCAAGAGTGTCCTCATCCATATAGCAGCAG GGGGTGTGGGTATTGCTGCCACCCAGCTGTGCCGGTCTGTGCAAGACGTGACCATATTTGGAACAGCATCGGCCTCAAAACACGAGACCATCGTTCAGGGAGGAGTCACTCACCCCATCGACTACCGCACCAAAGACTATGTAGAGGAGGTCCGCAAAATCAGCCCCAagg GTGTTGATGTGGTTCTTGACCCTCTTGGTGGCTCAGACACCCAAAAAGGATTTAATTTATTGAAGCCCATGGGTTCAATTGTAGTGTTTG GTGCAGCCAACTGTGTAACAGGCCAAAAGAGGAACCTGCTGGCCCTGGCTAAACTCTGGTACCACCAGCTCTCCCTCTCTGCACTCAAACTGATGCAGTCCAACAAGGCAGTGTGTGGCTTCCACCTGGGCTACCTCAAAGAGGAGGACCTCATCAGTGAAACCATGGCCAAGCTGATGGAGCTCTACGATCAGGGGAAAATCAGGCCAAAGATTGACTCAAGCTTCCACTTTGAAGAG GTTGCGGATGCCATGAGACGCATGCATGAGAGGCAGAATATCGGGAAAGTCATCCTTCTTCCTGAAacaaaaaaggaggaggagaaaccgAAAACTCCGACAGAAACTGTGGAAAAAGAGGAGACAACTGAAGCTGCTGCTAAAAAGATGAAAGAGGAGGCGACAGAGGAAGCTAAGGATGAATAG
- the LOC117387452 gene encoding probable phosphatase phospho1, producing the protein MTTNLTHEMPQDQRFLVLFDFDETIISESSDDAVVRALPDQQLPDWLINSYREGHYNEHMQKVLAYMAERGVTKDSIQSAVETITPTPGLLVLLQFLQNHKQDFELAVVSDANMYFIKTWLERAGVSHLFRKIFTNPASFDASGRLVLLPFHSHSCKDCPDNMCKQVILRDYLAGRQKERGGMAFQRVFYIGDGANDICPTQALGPRDTAFPRRDFPMHRLLMEIQKSQPAQFKANMVPWASGEDIMDCLKKVLEER; encoded by the coding sequence ATGACAACAAATTTAACCCACGAAATGCCACAAGATCAGCGCTTCCTGGTACTTTTCGATTTCGACGAAACCATCATCAGTGAGAGCAGTGACGATGCTGTGGTGCGGGCCCTCCCAGACCAGCAgctccctgattggttaataaACAGCTATAGGGAGGGGCATTACAATGAGCACATGCAGAAGGTATTGGCCTACATGGCAGAAAGGGGTGTGACCAAGGACTCCATCCAATCAGCTGTGGAGACAATAACCCCCACTCCTGGTCTACTTGTGCTACTACAATTTCTCCAAAACCACAAACAAGACTTCGAGCTAGCCGTGGTATCGGATGCTAATATGTATTTCATCAAAACATGGTTAGAAAGAGCAGGGGTTAGCCATCTTTTTAGGAAAATCTTCACAAATCCAGCTAGTTTTGATGCATCAGGCCGGCTTGTGCTACTACCTTTTCATTCACACTCATGTAAGGATTGTCCTGATAACATGTGCAAACAGGTGATCTTACGGGACTATCTGGCAGGAAGGCAGAAGGAGCGAGGGGGGATGGCCTTTCAGAGGGTCTTTTATATCGGAGATGGAGCCAACGATATTTGCCCCACGCAAGCTTTAGGTCCACGGGATACAGCTTTTCCAAGGAGAGACTTCCCCATGCACAGGCTGCTGATGGAGATCCAGAAGTCCCAGCCGGCCCAGTTCAAGGCCAACATGGTGCCCTGGGCCAGTGGAGAGGATATAATGGACTGCCTGAAGAAAGTCCTGGAGGAGAGatga